One Oryza sativa Japonica Group chromosome 8, ASM3414082v1 DNA window includes the following coding sequences:
- the LOC4344900 gene encoding KH domain-containing protein At4g18375 isoform X6 produces the protein MRGGGFVNEMRHTGKRPQQHRDHDREERRDQKRRPVPRAQENSGNDELVVYRILCPDRVIGNVIGKNGKVINSIRQQTSAKVKVVDPHPGADKRVILVYCFVKHRNLDVNDDDDREPVCTAQDALLKVHDAIVDALSITRDSDDEEANILVPASQSASVIGKSGAVIKRLRSTSKAFIKVSPKDPNEVTHSCAMSFDNFVQITGDARAVRKALFAVSTIIYKCPSKETIPLETSVSDLPPSIIVPSELPVYPSSNFYSPSDAAISSGHPSLSILGSTPHVPELTVSADAHSRLPIYQSVLPVIPAYNTPKCSGELVLRVLCPAGKIGLVIGKGGVTIKSIRKESGARIDVDDSKNDREESIITITSNEATDDAKSAAVEAVLLLQSKINDDNEGKMNLRLLVPGKVIGCLIGKGGSIVNDMRSKTKAAIYISKGEKPRKASSSDELVEVFGEVENLRDALVQIVLRLRDDVLRDSVDRQNSEKDGKLTVATTDPLYASSYPLPALLPYRQQITPLGYDHRGDIERGLEVYPHSSLYGYSSLQAIDDGYSAVSSYASKGYGGRPPHMEMTIPASGLSKVMGKHGTNLDNIIKERR, from the exons ATGCGTGGCGGCGGTTTCG TTAACGAAATGAGGCATACTGGCAAACGCCCTCAGCAACACAGGGACCATGACAGAGAAGAAAGGAGGGACCAAAAGAGGAGGCCAGTGCCACGTGCCCAGGAAAACTCTGGTAATGATGAATTGGTTGTTTACCGCATACTCTGTCCGGACAGAGTAATAGGTAATGTAATTGGCAAGAACGGCAAGGTGATAAACTCTATCCGACAACAGACGAGTGCTAAAGTCAAGGTTGTCGACCCTCACCCTGGTGCAGACAAGAGGGTTATTTTGGTATATTGTTTTGTCAAGCATAGAAACCTAGATGTTAATGACGACGATGACAGGGAGCCTGTTTGCACAGCACAAGATGCATTACTCAAGGTACATGATGCAATTGTTGATGCTCTGTCCATCACTAGGGactctgatgatgaagaagCAAATATCCTTGTACCAGCTAGTCAATCTGCAAGTGTCATAGGAAAGTCTGGTGCTGTCATCAAGAGGCTTCGGTCAACTTCGAAAGCATTTATTAAAGTGAGCCCAAAAGATCCAAATGAAGTTACACATTCATGTGCTATGAGCTTTGATAATTTTGTTCAG ATAACCGGTGATGCTAGAGCTGTCAGAAAGGCACTATTTGCAGTATCAACCATCATTTACAAGTGCCCATCAAAAGAGACCATTCCTCTTGAAACTTCTGTTTCAGACCTTCCTCCAAGCATTATAGTTCCTTCTGAGCTTCCTGTTTACCCATCTAGTAACTTCTACTCACCCTCTGATGCTGCCATATCTTCTGGACATCCAAGTCTATCAATCTTAGGGTCAACACCTCATGTTCCTGAACTTACAGTATCGGCTGATGCTCATAGTCGACTGCCCATTTACCAATCTGTGCTTCCTGTAATTCCTGCTTATAATACACCGAAATGTTCTGGGGAGCTAGTATTGCGTGTTTTATGCCCTGCTGGCAAGATTGGGTTGGTTATTGGTAAAGGTGGGGTGACCATAAAGAGTATAAGGAAAGAGAGTGGTGCAAGGATAGATGTTGATGACTCAAAAAATGACCGAGAGGAAAGTATAATCACCATTACATCCAATGAG GCCACCGATGATGCTAAGTCTGCAGCAGTGGAAGCTGTTCTGCTTCTGCAATCGAAGATCAATGATGACAATGAAGGTAAAATGAATCTTCGCCTTCTTGTTCCAGGTAAGGTAATAGGCTGTCTTATTGGCAAGGGCGGTTCGATTGTCAATGACATGCGGAGTAAGACTAAGGCAGCTATCTACATATCAAAGGGTGAAAAACCACGGAAGGCATCTTCCAGTGATGAGCTTGTCGAG GTGTTTGGAGAAGTGGAAAATCTGCGTGATGCTCTTGTACAGATAGTTTTAAGACTCAGGGATGATGTTTTGAGGGACAGTGTGGACAGGCAAAATTCTGAGAAAGATGGGAAGCTAACTGTTGCCACTACTGATCCTTTGTATGCAAGCAGTTATCCTTTGCCTGCATTATTACCTTACAGACAACAGATCACTCCCCTGGGCTATGATCATAGGGGTGACATAGAACGTGGTTTGGAAGTATATCCGCATAGCAGTTTGTATGGGTACAGCTCCTTGCAG GCTATAGATGATGGCTATTCAGCAGTCTCGTCATATGCATCAAAGGGATATGGAGG ACGTCCTCCACATATGGAAATGACTATTCCTGCTAGTGGCCTGTCAAAAGTAATGGGGAAACATGGCACAAACCTGGACAACATTATAAAG GAAAGGAGATAA